The Kazachstania africana CBS 2517 chromosome 8, complete genome genome contains a region encoding:
- the VPS30 gene encoding beclin 1 (similar to Saccharomyces cerevisiae VPS30 (YPL120W); ancestral locus Anc_8.615), translating into MASDSSQSHVLKCQNCHLPLQIDSSLENLSPSQQNLLLNTRGDYVIRGHKTVHYDIPPIKNVEDIRLKDQNAKIVDSYVYLDKEEAQMENDEDTTKTLSTQINTLTNMFNILSLKSTIDYPICQDCYKVIISKLKNDYDNAVKERDTYTGFLNKLEREESNKRTDHRDNGKDGSEKLHVEKEKLLQQLIELEKEDEMLDNEILSLQKELQIRKVQENERLSHENLKQLQKLEFDKEIQILQSQYNFALNNLDILRKTNIYNETFKISHDGAFGTINKLRLGSYSDYPVSWKEINAAIGQVILLLATITTRCKCKLTGYRLQPMGSFSKILKFDDNLQDWSIFEAYNDDNFKVSKLFRKETSFDKALECILDIIQQVALSVTKPTNDPDNQSNHNSTSVFDSNLDNTDNQALPYVMFRGKINGLPVKLFSGEPNLQWTTAMKFLLTNVKWLLAFSSSKLTTAQVHNDGGNTT; encoded by the coding sequence ATGGCAAGCGATTCATCTCAGTCACATGTGCTAAAGTGTCAGAATTGTCATCTTCCCTTACAGATCGACTCGtcattagaaaatttgagtCCATCACAACAGAATTTACTATTGAACACAAGAGGCGATTATGTGATACGGGGCCACAAGACGGTTCATTATGATATACCCCCGATTAAGAATGTTGAGGATATTCGTTTAAAGGATCAGAATGCCAAAATTGTAGACTCTTACGTGTATTTggataaagaagaagctcagatggaaaatgatgaagatactACTAAGACTTTGTCTACACAGATTAATACGTTGACTAATATGTTCAATATACTCTCTTTGAAAAGTACTATTGATTATCCAATATGTCAGGACTGTTATAAAGTCATTATTtcgaaattgaagaatgaCTACGATAATGCAGTTAAGGAAAGAGATACTTATACGGGATTTCTCAATAAATTGGAGAGAGAGGAATCAAACAAACGTACTGATCACAGAGATAACGGCAAGGATGGATCAGAAAAATTGCACGTCGAAAAGGAGAAATTATTGCAacaattaattgaattagaaaaggaagatgaGATGttagataatgaaattttaagtTTACAGAAAGAATTGCAGATACGAAAGGTTCAAGAGAATGAAAGACTAAGTCAcgaaaatttgaaacaactacaaaaattagaatttgATAAGGAAATACAAATTTTACAGAGTCAATACAATTTTGCTCTGAACAATTTGGATATCTTGAGAAAGacaaatatttataatgaaactttcaaaatttcacaTGATGGTGCATTTGGAACAATAAATAAACTCAGATTGGGTAGTTATAGTGATTACCCCGTTTCATGGAAGGAAATCAACGCCGCCATAGGCCAAGTCATTTTACTGTTAGCTACCATTACAACTAGATGTAAATGTAAATTAACCGGATACAGATTACAACCTATGGGCTCATTCTCtaagattttgaaatttgatgataattTACAAGATTGGTCGATTTTTGAAGCttataatgatgataattttaaagTTAGCAAGCTCTTCAGGAAAGAAACTAGTTTCGATAAAGCTTTGGAATGCATCCTAGATATTATTCAACAGGTAGCTCTCTCCGTGACTAAACCAACAAACGATCCTGATAACCAATCAAACCATAACTCTACTAGTGTCTTTGATTCGAATTTAGATAATACTGATAATCAAGCGTTACCATACGTTATGTTTAGAGGAAAGATAAATGGATTGCCGGTGAAATTGTTTAGTGGAGAGCCAAATCTACAATGGACAACGGCcatgaaatttcttctaacCAATGTAAAATGGTTACTTGCGTTCTCATCTAGTAAATTAACCACAGCACAAGTACACAACGACGGTGGAAACACTACATAA